From a single Sinorhizobium sp. RAC02 genomic region:
- a CDS encoding FAD-binding oxidoreductase: protein MAQATLSPDLIARFAAITGETYALTEDRDIAPYLIESRGLYHGTAPLVLRPGSVEEVSAILALATETRTAIVPQGGNTGHVGGAAPREGAADVVLSLSRLNRIRDVDPVGNVIVADGGAVLADIQKAAEAVDRLFPLSLGSEGSCQIGGNLSTNAGGTAVLAYGNMRQLCLGLEVVLPTGEVWNGLRRLKKDNTGYDLRDLFIGAEGTLGIITGAVLKLFPRPLGHEVAFAGLKSVADALTLFERASSRCGPALTGFELMPRLGVDFTTRHIPGVRDPLATRHDWYVLIDISTSDDAEAATRMMEALLSEGIEAGLVENAVVASSEEQRRALWHMRESMSPAQKPEGGSIKHDVSVPVSAIPAFMAEADAAVMAAIPGARICSFGHMGDGNIHYNISQPVGADKQAFLDRWREINHLVHGIVLNYNGSISAEHGIGQLKRDELAEVRAPIEMDLMRRVKRSFDPAGIMNPGKVVNA from the coding sequence GCGCCGCTGGTGCTGCGGCCCGGTTCCGTTGAAGAGGTCTCGGCCATCCTGGCGCTCGCCACCGAAACCCGCACGGCCATCGTGCCGCAGGGCGGTAACACCGGCCATGTCGGCGGAGCCGCACCACGCGAGGGCGCAGCAGATGTCGTGCTGTCGCTATCCCGCCTCAACCGCATCCGCGATGTCGATCCGGTCGGCAATGTCATCGTTGCGGATGGCGGCGCGGTGCTGGCAGACATCCAGAAGGCGGCGGAAGCAGTCGACCGGCTGTTTCCGCTGTCGCTCGGCTCGGAAGGCTCGTGCCAGATCGGCGGCAACCTTTCCACCAATGCCGGGGGCACTGCCGTGCTCGCCTATGGCAATATGCGCCAGCTGTGCCTCGGCCTCGAAGTCGTGCTACCGACCGGCGAGGTTTGGAACGGCCTGCGCCGCCTCAAGAAGGACAATACGGGCTACGACCTGCGCGATCTCTTCATCGGCGCGGAAGGCACGCTCGGCATCATTACCGGGGCGGTGCTCAAGCTTTTCCCGCGGCCCCTTGGTCACGAGGTCGCCTTTGCCGGTTTGAAATCGGTAGCGGATGCCCTCACCCTCTTCGAGCGCGCCTCAAGCCGTTGCGGCCCTGCCCTCACCGGCTTCGAACTGATGCCGCGCCTCGGTGTCGATTTCACCACACGCCATATTCCGGGCGTGCGCGATCCGCTCGCCACCCGGCATGACTGGTATGTCCTCATCGACATCTCCACCTCCGACGACGCAGAGGCGGCGACGCGCATGATGGAGGCGCTGCTGTCCGAAGGCATCGAGGCGGGGCTTGTCGAAAATGCGGTGGTCGCCTCCAGCGAAGAGCAGCGCCGGGCGCTCTGGCACATGCGCGAAAGCATGTCGCCGGCACAGAAGCCGGAGGGCGGCTCGATCAAGCACGACGTCTCCGTGCCGGTCTCGGCTATTCCGGCGTTCATGGCGGAGGCGGACGCTGCGGTGATGGCGGCCATTCCGGGAGCGCGCATCTGCTCGTTCGGCCACATGGGCGACGGCAATATCCACTACAACATCTCGCAGCCCGTCGGCGCTGACAAACAGGCCTTCCTTGACCGCTGGCGCGAGATCAACCACCTCGTGCACGGCATCGTGCTGAACTACAACGGCTCGATTTCCGCCGAGCATGGCATCGGCCAGTTGAAGCGCGACGAGCTGGCGGAGGTCCGCGCACCGATCGAGATGGACCTGATGCGAAGGGTGAAGCGATCCTTCGACCCTGCCGGCATCATGAACCCCGGCAAGGTCGTCAACGCCTGA
- a CDS encoding DUF1217 domain-containing protein, giving the protein MLSTYTSYNLIARDMLTSLDRTASETTTAREAAYYKENIGKVSTVDEFLDDYRLYSYAMKAHGLEEMTYAKAFMRKVLDSDISDANSFVNMLTDTRYRDFATAFSFTGATAVAQTEVQLDEIIGLYSATAANAGDVIKEETRYYNIVIDTVTSVDKLLNNERLRNYVFTSFGIDPANYSRAAIKGVLSSDRNDPASYFNTEFEAKATAAAAARQAASDELAGLESTPANQPRITQLKAEINRQIAIISNVDKYRALADAFNFNTDGTATAGTVQDADQKKGTNELYTLSNPRVTTAAALMNKEYFESQIGSITTANELIADPRIVAYLKVAFDLDKVSVGSLTLRNIITSDADPNNATSYINMFGGADKEKYVALRAAFNFQEDGTLAAGDTPQTAAQTATTARGYMVRYNDKDDEADETAIKRFKGQIGAVKSVKDFIGEATVYDFALKAFGIDPTKVSALTIKNVLKSDLNDPKSYVYQLDDERYVELAKAFNFGSDGNITQPKLAQSESEILVMSRGYVVEKSRFGTEDDRKLAEEEAKYYSVQMQKIDSVKEFLSDPRLVAFVLEANNIDPASVDAEFMAKIFTSDLDDPKSFVNQQADRSYRKIVASFNFNAEGLVERPDDAQIQSRRGIYETLDSYVRQMLEEEAGNDNAGVRLALYFERKADTISSAYDLLADDALFEVFKVLYQLPDEIGSADIDAQADMINRYLELEDLQDPEKVSKMIVKFSVLYDLDNQSTTDPALSVLTGSGNAGISADLMMSLAQLRTGGS; this is encoded by the coding sequence ATGCTGTCCACCTATACGAGCTACAACCTCATCGCGCGCGATATGTTGACGTCGCTGGACCGCACGGCGAGCGAGACGACGACGGCGCGCGAGGCGGCGTATTACAAGGAGAACATCGGCAAGGTGTCGACCGTCGATGAGTTCCTCGACGACTACCGGCTCTATTCCTACGCCATGAAAGCCCACGGCCTGGAAGAGATGACCTACGCCAAGGCCTTCATGCGCAAGGTGCTGGATAGCGATATCTCGGACGCCAACAGCTTCGTGAACATGCTGACCGATACGCGCTACCGCGACTTTGCCACCGCCTTCAGCTTCACCGGCGCCACCGCCGTGGCGCAGACCGAGGTGCAGCTCGATGAGATCATCGGCCTCTATTCCGCGACTGCCGCCAATGCGGGAGACGTGATCAAGGAAGAAACCCGCTACTACAACATCGTCATCGATACGGTGACGAGCGTCGACAAACTGCTCAACAACGAACGCCTGCGCAACTACGTGTTCACCTCCTTCGGCATCGACCCGGCGAACTATTCGCGCGCGGCGATCAAGGGCGTTCTGTCCAGCGATCGCAACGATCCGGCGAGCTATTTCAATACGGAATTCGAGGCCAAGGCGACGGCGGCTGCCGCGGCGCGACAGGCGGCGAGTGACGAACTGGCAGGGCTGGAATCGACCCCCGCCAACCAGCCGCGCATCACCCAGCTCAAGGCGGAGATCAACCGCCAGATCGCCATCATCAGCAATGTCGACAAATACCGTGCGCTGGCGGATGCGTTCAACTTCAACACGGACGGCACGGCGACGGCCGGCACCGTGCAGGACGCCGACCAGAAGAAGGGCACGAACGAACTCTACACGCTCTCCAATCCGCGCGTGACGACGGCGGCTGCGCTGATGAACAAGGAGTATTTCGAAAGCCAGATCGGCAGCATCACGACGGCAAACGAACTCATCGCCGATCCGCGCATAGTCGCCTACCTCAAGGTCGCCTTCGATCTCGACAAGGTGTCCGTCGGCAGCCTGACGCTGCGCAACATCATCACCAGCGACGCTGACCCGAACAATGCGACGAGCTACATCAACATGTTCGGCGGTGCCGACAAGGAAAAGTACGTTGCGCTGCGCGCCGCCTTCAATTTCCAGGAAGACGGAACGCTGGCGGCCGGCGACACGCCGCAGACCGCCGCCCAGACCGCGACGACCGCGCGCGGCTACATGGTTCGTTACAACGACAAGGACGACGAGGCGGACGAAACCGCCATCAAGCGTTTCAAAGGCCAGATCGGCGCTGTGAAGTCCGTGAAGGACTTTATCGGCGAGGCGACGGTCTACGACTTCGCGTTGAAAGCCTTCGGCATCGATCCGACGAAGGTCTCGGCGCTGACGATCAAGAATGTGCTGAAGAGCGACCTCAACGATCCGAAAAGCTATGTGTACCAGCTCGACGACGAGCGTTACGTGGAGCTCGCCAAGGCGTTCAATTTCGGGTCGGACGGTAATATCACCCAGCCGAAACTGGCGCAGTCCGAATCCGAAATCCTCGTCATGTCTCGCGGCTATGTGGTGGAGAAATCCCGTTTCGGAACGGAGGATGACCGCAAGCTGGCCGAGGAAGAGGCCAAATATTACTCCGTCCAGATGCAGAAGATCGATTCCGTCAAGGAATTCCTGTCCGATCCGCGCCTCGTCGCTTTCGTTCTGGAAGCCAACAATATCGATCCAGCCAGCGTCGATGCCGAGTTCATGGCGAAGATTTTCACTTCAGATCTCGACGATCCGAAGAGCTTCGTGAACCAGCAGGCCGACCGCTCCTATCGCAAGATCGTCGCCTCGTTCAACTTCAACGCCGAAGGGCTTGTCGAGCGGCCGGACGATGCGCAGATCCAGTCGCGCCGCGGCATTTACGAGACGCTCGACAGTTATGTGCGCCAGATGCTGGAGGAGGAGGCCGGCAACGACAATGCCGGCGTGCGCCTCGCGCTTTATTTCGAGCGCAAGGCAGATACGATCTCGAGCGCCTACGATCTTCTTGCCGACGATGCGCTCTTCGAGGTCTTCAAGGTGCTCTATCAGCTGCCCGACGAAATCGGCAGCGCGGATATCGACGCCCAGGCCGACATGATCAACCGTTATCTCGAGCTGGAGGACCTGCAGGATCCGGAGAAGGTCTCCAAGATGATCGTGAAGTTCTCCGTGCTCTACGACTTGGACAATCAGAGCACGACCGATCCCGCCCTTTCGGTGCTGACCGGCTCCGGCAATGCTGGCATCAGCGCCGACCTGATGATGTCGCTGGCGCAGCTGCGCACCGGCGGCAGCTGA
- a CDS encoding DUF6101 family protein codes for MLNTVSKPAWAGNTLRLDPKRFPQQVTFELRGEGTDATITLDERGAVLRKVLPSSGLPLSIALPARAFKGVAARAIDHGNGDVTVTLELHHPDPDLCIPLLVAHDLCDIAADWRSWAEAYRIPMLMVEADGIARPLDDNLTVGSRPAKPRRRHSYFADRRPRFLVRRTTGKLGVQMKIDGREIIARR; via the coding sequence ATGCTGAATACCGTTTCCAAGCCGGCATGGGCCGGCAACACGCTCCGGCTCGATCCCAAGCGCTTCCCGCAGCAGGTGACATTCGAGCTGCGTGGCGAAGGAACCGATGCCACCATCACCCTCGACGAGCGTGGCGCCGTGCTGCGCAAGGTTCTGCCGTCGAGCGGCCTGCCGCTTTCGATCGCACTGCCGGCCCGCGCCTTCAAGGGTGTTGCCGCCCGCGCCATCGACCACGGCAACGGCGACGTGACCGTTACCCTCGAATTGCATCACCCCGACCCGGACCTCTGCATTCCGCTGCTCGTGGCGCATGATCTCTGCGATATCGCCGCCGACTGGCGCAGCTGGGCGGAAGCCTATCGCATTCCGATGCTGATGGTCGAAGCCGATGGCATCGCCCGGCCGCTCGACGACAACCTGACCGTCGGCAGCCGCCCCGCCAAGCCGCGCCGCCGCCACTCCTATTTCGCGGATCGCCGCCCGCGCTTCCTCGTGCGCCGCACGACGGGCAAGCTTGGCGTCCAGATGAAGATCGACGGTCGGGAAATCATCGCCCGGCGTTGA
- a CDS encoding cyclopropane-fatty-acyl-phospholipid synthase family protein translates to MSRELGTQRELEATKAVIGELAKHLNVNICLELWDGTVIPLGKDAQDEIRFVVASANVLRRLLREPSLISVAELYATGDLDIVGANPVDAMRGVDHLQFLRLPKKVNKARLLKMALPILLKSYSASSFVKRFTKKAGATPTSGRDDKEMIGFHYDLSNEFYSLFLDEEMVYSSAYFPTPDATLDEAQLNKLDLICRKLRLAPGDRLFDPGCGWGGLLCYAAKHYGVDAYGTTLSTEQFDFVNAKIAKMGLGDKVKIELRDCRSISDDKIFDKIAQVEMIEHVGIANHHDFYRYLRKHMRPRGVYFGQASFRRNTERPEDFPKLTPYMQFIVKYIFPGGELDHVGMTTGALERAGFEVHEVEAVREHFGYTTEHWVRRLYDRKEEGAALVGMPQTRIWLLYLSLCALSFHRGALNAFQVVATSRHSGASGVGFDRTTEYGGARRVGTEATSESALKTA, encoded by the coding sequence ATGTCTCGGGAACTCGGTACGCAGCGTGAGCTGGAAGCAACCAAAGCAGTTATCGGAGAGCTGGCCAAGCATCTCAACGTCAATATCTGCCTTGAGCTCTGGGATGGCACGGTCATCCCGCTCGGCAAGGACGCCCAGGACGAAATTCGTTTCGTCGTCGCTTCCGCCAACGTGCTTCGCCGCCTGCTGCGCGAACCCTCGCTGATCAGCGTCGCCGAACTCTACGCCACGGGCGATCTCGATATCGTCGGCGCCAACCCGGTCGATGCGATGCGCGGCGTGGATCATCTCCAGTTCCTGCGGCTTCCCAAGAAGGTCAACAAGGCGCGGCTCCTGAAAATGGCCCTGCCCATCCTGCTCAAGAGCTATTCGGCTTCGTCCTTCGTCAAGCGCTTCACCAAGAAGGCGGGCGCCACCCCGACCAGCGGGCGAGACGACAAGGAGATGATCGGCTTCCACTACGATCTTTCCAACGAGTTCTACAGCCTCTTCCTCGACGAGGAGATGGTCTATTCGTCGGCCTATTTCCCGACGCCCGATGCCACGCTCGACGAAGCACAGCTCAACAAGCTGGACCTTATCTGCCGCAAGCTGCGCCTGGCGCCGGGCGATCGTCTGTTCGACCCGGGCTGCGGCTGGGGCGGCCTCCTGTGCTACGCGGCAAAGCATTACGGCGTCGACGCCTATGGCACGACGCTGTCCACCGAACAGTTTGACTTCGTCAACGCCAAGATCGCCAAGATGGGCCTGGGCGACAAGGTCAAGATCGAGCTGCGCGATTGCCGCAGCATCTCCGACGACAAGATCTTCGACAAGATCGCGCAGGTGGAGATGATCGAGCATGTCGGCATCGCCAACCACCACGATTTCTATCGATACCTGCGCAAGCACATGCGCCCGCGTGGCGTTTATTTCGGCCAGGCAAGCTTCCGGCGGAACACCGAGCGGCCGGAGGACTTTCCAAAACTCACGCCCTACATGCAGTTCATCGTCAAATACATTTTCCCCGGCGGCGAGCTTGACCATGTCGGCATGACCACCGGCGCCCTGGAACGGGCAGGCTTCGAGGTCCACGAGGTCGAGGCCGTGCGCGAGCATTTCGGCTACACGACGGAACATTGGGTCCGTCGTCTCTATGACCGCAAGGAAGAGGGTGCGGCTCTGGTCGGCATGCCGCAGACGCGTATCTGGCTGCTGTATCTGTCGCTTTGCGCGCTGTCCTTCCACCGTGGCGCGTTGAACGCGTTCCAGGTCGTTGCCACCAGCCGCCATTCCGGTGCATCCGGTGTCGGCTTCGACCGTACGACGGAATATGGCGGCGCCCGCCGCGTCGGGACCGAAGCCACGTCCGAAAGTGCGCTGAAGACCGCCTGA